From a single Nostoc edaphicum CCNP1411 genomic region:
- a CDS encoding mechanosensitive ion channel family protein, with product MTNISRIILEFLQRDSTISALSRLGVFLVFILLSLLIGRYTPTFLRIIIRRFAPQQVASIYNNLIDPIRNLFRITGSLILISLSLAWIVEYESIYRFISPIVDLAVIVSIAWLCSRLFRQFIRVYGIEILRKFGREVDELLLVFETFANVIIGFIAVLAFAQSQQFNLVGLLTGLGIGGLAVAFAAQKTLEQLLGTIVLYLDRPFVPGEYIRLQKSQQIPEGLFGRVESIGIRSTKIRAAAKSTLFIIPNSILANLEIENITRGKKVMVLLYLDFLDLLQDPEQALVQQVIVESTNSLFGIDPGSTSITFLTHNNAEKQITRTRVTFFILGSSENSLQLRKRLLELANEKISKELVTNGIKFTLQEPTIYVESPVTI from the coding sequence ATGACGAATATTTCACGGATTATTCTAGAATTTCTTCAACGTGATAGCACAATATCAGCCCTATCTAGACTTGGAGTCTTTCTAGTTTTTATTTTGCTGTCTTTACTGATAGGACGATATACTCCTACATTCTTACGAATTATTATTCGACGTTTTGCACCGCAGCAAGTAGCCAGTATTTATAACAATTTAATTGACCCAATTAGAAACTTATTTAGAATCACAGGTAGTTTAATTCTCATTTCATTATCCTTGGCGTGGATTGTAGAATATGAATCTATCTACAGATTTATTTCTCCCATTGTTGATTTAGCTGTTATTGTCAGTATTGCTTGGCTATGTTCTCGTTTATTCCGACAGTTTATTCGAGTATATGGAATTGAAATATTACGTAAATTTGGTCGAGAAGTAGATGAATTACTTTTAGTATTTGAAACTTTTGCAAATGTAATTATCGGATTTATTGCTGTTCTGGCATTTGCCCAAAGTCAACAATTTAATTTAGTTGGATTATTAACTGGATTAGGAATTGGTGGATTAGCTGTAGCTTTTGCGGCTCAAAAAACCCTAGAGCAGTTGTTGGGAACAATTGTGTTGTATTTAGATCGCCCCTTTGTCCCTGGAGAATATATTCGTTTACAGAAATCTCAACAAATTCCTGAAGGTTTATTTGGGCGAGTTGAGTCAATTGGCATCCGTTCAACCAAAATTCGTGCTGCTGCTAAAAGTACGTTGTTTATTATTCCCAATTCAATATTGGCAAACTTAGAAATTGAAAATATTACACGAGGCAAGAAAGTTATGGTGCTGCTCTACCTCGATTTTTTAGACTTGCTGCAAGACCCAGAACAAGCTCTGGTTCAACAGGTAATTGTCGAAAGTACTAATTCGCTATTTGGTATCGATCCAGGCAGTACCAGTATTACTTTTTTAACCCACAACAATGCAGAAAAACAGATAACTAGAACAAGAGTGACATTTTTTATTTTGGGTTCCAGTGAGAACTCTTTGCAATTACGCAAACGCTTGTTGGAATTAGCAAATGAAAAAATTTCTAAAGAGCTAGTTACTAATGGAATTAAATTTACGCTGCAAGAGCCAACAATTTATGTAGAATCGCCTGTGACAATTTGA
- a CDS encoding family 10 glycosylhydrolase produces MRHQENQKNISLKIKESRRLFILSCEIVILNLLSILPVTAAIEEPVLSVVYGQENANQWTGISDRLEAIGVKYCVIPLNDVKSMADWGDRRVLFLPNVETLTPTQAIALEEWMSKGGRLIASGPVGSLSSPGVRQLLRSLLGGYWGFSLSETEQIKPTKTKIPEWANQTELFGKVRGGVVIPNDMGTQSPAVWNSKDNPAAVVTTERSTFLGWRWGTDTASAAELDNAWLKAAVNHYLTAPAPSNRMKKIAGGSQNCSTTVATAPKAQGSSSSSSSPPSPPPKTATAPIPRAIPMVKPPTSQEAIDQLEEAVRLDVVPNSNEPIDNNQAIALQQELENLIGRVESAHLAVLADAANVGETISEEKQSSSVKEQPLQLASTQLRSLGTSKEQALAQARLIAKSLPQLIAQKNYALARQQWLVAKTSLWQQFPVDRKLAQPEIRAVWLDRGTIVRAGSKAGLAQIFDRLAQAGINTVFFETVNAGYTIYPSQVAKEQNPLIRGWDPLEEAVKLAHERDMELHAWVWTFAAGNQRHNEILNINPNYPGPVLAAHPDWANYDNLGNMIPVGQSKPFFDPANPEVRQYLLKLYEEIVTKYKVDGLQLDYIRYPFQDPSAGRIYGYGKAARAQFQQLTGVDPVNISPSQADLWQKWTKFRTEQVDSFVAQASQQLRQKQPNLILSVAVFPLQEAERIQKIQQNWETWARRGDVDLIVPMTYALDTSRFQRLAQPWIASKQLGATLLVPGIRLLSLPTIGAFDQLQLVRDLPVSGYALFAAENFNNDLQKVFSSTQGRVQSTKSEPIPHRQPFQTAAIRYSALQREWKFIFQNDQLQRPAQKISDFNNQAEVLRSALNQLAASPSPSKLLVARASLTRFQSQFRVLMSQELKSNSYQVKAWENRLVTIERLLRYGERRVQLRP; encoded by the coding sequence GTGAGGCATCAAGAAAACCAAAAAAATATAAGTTTAAAAATTAAAGAATCTAGAAGATTATTTATTTTAAGTTGTGAAATTGTAATTTTAAATTTATTGAGTATTTTGCCAGTAACGGCAGCAATCGAAGAACCCGTATTAAGCGTAGTGTATGGCCAAGAAAATGCAAATCAATGGACAGGGATCAGCGATCGCTTAGAGGCAATAGGGGTGAAATATTGTGTAATTCCTCTAAATGATGTCAAGAGTATGGCAGATTGGGGCGATCGCCGGGTATTGTTTTTGCCAAACGTCGAAACATTAACACCAACCCAAGCGATCGCTCTAGAAGAATGGATGAGTAAGGGAGGACGCCTGATTGCCAGTGGCCCCGTAGGTAGTTTGTCATCGCCAGGAGTGCGCCAGTTATTGCGATCGCTCTTGGGAGGTTATTGGGGATTCAGCCTCAGTGAAACAGAGCAGATTAAACCCACAAAAACCAAGATCCCAGAATGGGCAAATCAAACTGAACTCTTTGGCAAAGTGCGCGGCGGTGTTGTGATTCCTAACGATATGGGCACTCAATCTCCCGCTGTTTGGAATTCCAAAGATAATCCGGCCGCAGTCGTGACAACTGAGCGTTCCACCTTTTTGGGCTGGCGTTGGGGAACAGATACAGCCTCAGCCGCCGAGTTAGATAATGCCTGGTTAAAAGCTGCTGTCAATCACTATCTGACAGCGCCAGCACCATCAAATCGCATGAAAAAAATAGCAGGAGGTTCCCAAAATTGCTCTACAACGGTAGCGACTGCACCGAAAGCACAGGGGAGCAGTTCATCTTCCTCATCTCCCCCATCCCCTCCTCCTAAAACTGCCACCGCTCCCATCCCTAGAGCGATTCCAATGGTCAAACCCCCAACTTCCCAGGAGGCTATTGACCAATTGGAAGAAGCGGTGCGTTTAGATGTGGTACCAAACTCCAATGAGCCGATTGACAACAACCAAGCGATCGCTCTCCAGCAAGAGCTAGAAAATCTCATTGGTCGAGTGGAAAGTGCCCATTTAGCAGTGTTAGCCGATGCGGCCAATGTTGGCGAAACGATATCTGAGGAAAAGCAGTCTTCAAGTGTCAAAGAGCAGCCGTTACAATTAGCCTCAACCCAACTGCGATCGCTAGGCACGAGTAAAGAGCAAGCCTTGGCACAAGCAAGGCTAATTGCCAAAAGCTTACCCCAATTGATTGCTCAAAAAAACTACGCTCTAGCTCGTCAGCAGTGGCTAGTCGCTAAAACGAGCTTGTGGCAGCAGTTTCCTGTTGATCGGAAACTAGCTCAACCAGAAATTCGCGCAGTTTGGTTAGATCGGGGCACAATTGTTCGTGCTGGTAGCAAGGCGGGACTGGCACAGATTTTTGATCGCCTCGCCCAAGCTGGGATTAATACCGTCTTCTTTGAAACTGTTAACGCTGGCTATACTATTTATCCGAGCCAAGTTGCAAAAGAGCAAAACCCATTAATTCGTGGGTGGGACCCATTGGAAGAAGCGGTGAAATTAGCCCATGAGCGAGACATGGAATTACACGCTTGGGTTTGGACTTTTGCTGCTGGGAACCAACGTCACAATGAAATTCTCAACATTAATCCTAATTATCCAGGGCCAGTACTGGCGGCTCATCCCGATTGGGCAAACTACGATAACCTTGGCAACATGATTCCCGTTGGTCAGAGCAAGCCATTTTTCGATCCAGCCAACCCCGAAGTGCGGCAATACTTGCTCAAACTGTATGAGGAAATTGTCACTAAATATAAAGTGGATGGTCTACAGCTAGACTACATTCGCTATCCTTTCCAAGACCCATCAGCAGGTCGAATCTATGGCTATGGCAAAGCTGCAAGAGCGCAATTTCAGCAACTTACTGGTGTAGATCCAGTGAATATTTCCCCTAGCCAAGCAGACTTGTGGCAAAAGTGGACGAAATTTCGCACCGAGCAAGTTGATAGTTTTGTCGCCCAAGCATCACAACAGTTACGGCAAAAGCAACCGAATTTGATTTTGTCGGTTGCAGTATTTCCTTTGCAGGAAGCAGAACGGATTCAGAAAATTCAACAAAACTGGGAAACTTGGGCAAGGCGTGGGGATGTAGATTTAATTGTTCCCATGACTTATGCTCTAGACACTTCTCGCTTCCAACGACTGGCCCAACCCTGGATTGCATCTAAACAATTGGGAGCTACCTTGTTAGTGCCGGGAATTCGCTTACTTTCTTTGCCAACAATCGGGGCATTCGATCAACTCCAATTGGTAAGGGATTTGCCAGTTAGTGGTTATGCACTTTTTGCCGCAGAGAATTTTAACAACGATCTACAAAAAGTTTTTAGCAGCACCCAAGGTAGGGTTCAATCCACAAAAAGTGAACCGATTCCTCACCGTCAACCTTTTCAAACTGCTGCCATCCGTTACAGTGCGCTGCAACGAGAATGGAAATTTATTTTCCAAAATGACCAACTACAAAGACCTGCTCAGAAAATATCAGATTTTAACAACCAAGCAGAAGTTTTACGCAGTGCTTTAAATCAGCTTGCCGCTTCCCCTTCTCCTAGTAAGTTATTAGTAGCTAGAGCCTCTCTAACTCGGTTCCAGTCTCAATTTCGGGTATTGATGAGCCAAGAACTTAAGTCGAATTCCTATCAAGTCAAAGCTTGGGAAAATCGGCTTGTAACGATAGAAAGGCTATTACGTTACGGCGAACGGCGGGTGCAGTTGCGTCCTTAG
- a CDS encoding mechanosensitive ion channel family protein: MDIFSSEIFTNREIQIGLLGLVAGLFIFIVGRFMLSLTNLLWKRLGFLQITDIYQKLIKPNEDLLIVVAVIGIFEVVTSFLPRNQWTNSLEIIVSLTLAIAVSWLASKLFQKFFDFYLLNAAFKTGQKISSELLILFKWVANLIIVFLAILTYAQTHQINLLGLLASLGIGGLAVAFAAQKTLEQVLGGIVLYLDRPFVIDDYIGLPDGTFGRVESIGLRSTRIRTSGKGTVMIVPNSSLTQVNIENFTGAKKVMSILYLTFYRMLSSEDRALIRQVILDSTNGIFGIDSRNTEVTFKSINNSIDPDKTQAQVTFFILGSGDVSMELRRQLLNMATESMTQCLKEYGIAFDIEEPTIYVDSPITI, from the coding sequence ATGGATATTTTTTCGTCAGAAATTTTCACAAATAGAGAAATACAAATTGGCTTACTAGGGCTGGTAGCCGGACTTTTTATTTTCATAGTTGGTCGTTTCATGCTTTCATTGACAAATTTACTCTGGAAACGTTTGGGTTTTCTCCAAATTACTGATATTTACCAAAAGTTAATCAAGCCAAATGAAGACTTATTAATTGTGGTAGCTGTAATTGGAATTTTTGAGGTTGTTACATCCTTTTTACCTAGAAATCAGTGGACGAACTCATTAGAAATTATTGTGAGTTTAACTCTGGCGATCGCAGTCAGTTGGTTAGCCTCTAAATTATTTCAAAAGTTCTTTGATTTCTATTTATTAAATGCTGCTTTTAAAACTGGACAAAAAATCAGCAGTGAGCTACTCATTCTCTTCAAATGGGTTGCGAATCTCATCATTGTCTTTTTAGCGATTCTTACCTATGCTCAAACACATCAAATTAATCTTTTAGGCTTGTTAGCTAGTTTAGGAATCGGTGGTTTAGCAGTAGCCTTTGCTGCTCAAAAAACTCTAGAACAAGTTTTGGGTGGCATTGTTCTTTATCTTGATCGCCCTTTCGTGATTGATGATTATATTGGTCTTCCCGATGGGACTTTTGGACGAGTTGAATCTATAGGATTAAGATCCACCCGAATTAGAACATCCGGTAAGGGAACTGTGATGATCGTTCCCAACAGTTCGTTGACTCAAGTAAATATTGAAAATTTTACTGGTGCAAAGAAAGTCATGTCTATTCTGTATTTGACCTTCTATCGAATGCTCAGTAGTGAAGATCGAGCCTTAATTCGCCAAGTTATTCTAGACAGTACAAATGGTATTTTTGGGATTGATTCGCGAAATACAGAAGTGACTTTTAAGAGCATCAATAATTCCATAGATCCAGACAAAACTCAAGCACAAGTTACTTTCTTTATCTTAGGCTCTGGAGATGTCTCGATGGAATTACGTCGTCAATTGTTAAATATGGCAACTGAAAGCATGACGCAGTGTTTAAAAGAATATGGTATTGCTTTTGATATAGAAGAACCAACAATTTACGTTGATTCGCCCATTACAATTTAG
- a CDS encoding PAS domain-containing sensor histidine kinase, with translation MQALPQLIGLQRLESIIDCSLPTDNQGQILGNITPESISQGLAQKIEKTRDKPSIGSFEVEYQIIVERQLLKYKWLLARAIVRKDTTGKLARLIGVSKEDLDFYCKCDIRVMQTNAPKYHIIMTEILNDVLIISKSEAGKLEYRPTFFNLVKYSRQILEKVQMNLGYRRLIYFTSQYKSVTCCMDEKLLERILTNLLSNAIKYSSDDSIVKFSLFCQHGQAVFEIQYWGIGISEDITYLFESFDHASNILSTELGIAVVKNVYRYLQKLIFVISKLEFGRKFTVIFL, from the coding sequence ATGCAAGCTTTACCTCAGCTTATCGGGCTACAAAGGTTAGAGTCAATAATTGACTGTTCGTTGCCAACAGATAACCAAGGTCAGATTCTTGGTAATATTACCCCTGAAAGTATCTCTCAAGGATTAGCACAAAAAATAGAGAAAACTAGAGACAAACCTAGTATTGGTTCCTTTGAGGTAGAATATCAGATTATCGTTGAGAGACAATTACTCAAGTACAAATGGTTACTAGCACGCGCTATAGTACGTAAAGATACGACAGGCAAACTTGCTCGCCTAATTGGAGTTTCTAAGGAGGATTTGGACTTTTACTGTAAGTGTGACATTAGGGTGATGCAGACGAATGCACCCAAATATCACATAATCATGACTGAGATATTGAATGATGTGTTGATTATCAGTAAGTCAGAAGCGGGAAAATTAGAGTATAGACCAACATTCTTCAACTTGGTCAAATACAGCCGACAAATACTAGAAAAAGTACAGATGAATCTGGGCTATCGGCGTTTGATTTATTTCACCAGTCAATATAAATCTGTAACCTGCTGCATGGATGAAAAACTGCTGGAACGCATTTTGACTAACCTGCTCTCAAATGCGATTAAATATTCCTCAGATGATAGCATTGTCAAGTTTAGTCTCTTTTGTCAGCATGGGCAAGCAGTATTTGAAATTCAATATTGGGGAATTGGTATTTCAGAAGACATAACATATCTGTTTGAATCCTTTGATCACGCCAGTAATATACTAAGTACTGAATTAGGAATAGCAGTTGTAAAAAACGTGTACAGATATCTACAAAAGCTAATTTTTGTAATAAGTAAACTGGAATTTGGTAGAAAGTTTACTGTAATTTTTCTTTAA
- a CDS encoding TIGR03279 family radical SAM protein: MNTINPARITKVLPDSIAAEIGFEAGDAIVAINGTRPRDLIDYQFLCADEILELEVLDAAGKTHSLEIEKDYDQDLGLEFETALFDGLIQCNNRCPFCFIDQQPPGKRTSLYFKDDDYRLSFLYGSYLTLTNLPEREWQRIEQMRLSPLYVSVHATEPEVRIRLLKNQRAGQILEQLKWFKKRRLQIHAQVVVCPGINDGKHLEQTLKDLASFHTGEVPAVASVAVVPVGLTRFRPQADELTPVTREKAKEVISQVKILSQQFRQKFGSSIAWLADEWFLIAGEELPSESEYEEYPQIDNGVGSIQLFIKQFAAAATELLPPKVYPQRKLTWVVGNAVENAFQPILKRLNSVEGLEVNMRALCSDYWGQNITVTGLLTGHDLLLNLQGQDLGEGILLPNVMLKHGELVFLDDMSIEELARKLDTKILPVAGVEDLINTCIL; the protein is encoded by the coding sequence ATGAATACAATTAATCCTGCCCGAATTACTAAGGTTCTTCCAGACTCAATAGCCGCAGAGATTGGCTTTGAAGCCGGGGATGCGATCGTTGCTATCAATGGTACACGTCCCCGCGATTTAATTGATTATCAGTTTTTGTGTGCAGATGAAATCTTGGAACTAGAAGTTTTAGACGCTGCTGGTAAAACTCATAGTCTGGAAATCGAAAAAGATTACGACCAAGACTTGGGGCTAGAATTTGAAACAGCGCTATTTGATGGCTTAATTCAATGCAATAACCGCTGTCCATTTTGCTTTATCGACCAACAACCACCAGGTAAGCGCACTAGCTTATACTTTAAAGACGACGATTACCGCCTAAGCTTTTTGTACGGTTCTTATCTTACCCTCACCAATTTGCCAGAAAGAGAATGGCAGCGGATTGAACAAATGCGTTTGTCTCCGTTGTATGTTTCTGTTCATGCCACTGAACCTGAAGTTAGAATTAGACTGCTAAAAAATCAGCGTGCGGGACAAATCTTAGAACAACTCAAGTGGTTTAAAAAAAGGCGGCTACAAATCCATGCTCAAGTAGTTGTTTGTCCTGGTATTAATGATGGTAAACATCTGGAGCAAACTCTCAAAGATTTAGCGTCCTTTCATACTGGTGAAGTGCCTGCGGTGGCATCAGTAGCAGTTGTGCCAGTCGGGTTGACACGGTTCCGTCCCCAAGCAGACGAACTCACACCCGTAACTAGAGAAAAAGCCAAAGAAGTGATTTCTCAAGTCAAAATACTCTCGCAGCAATTTCGCCAAAAATTTGGTTCCAGCATTGCTTGGTTAGCCGATGAGTGGTTTTTGATTGCAGGTGAGGAATTGCCAAGCGAATCTGAGTATGAAGAATATCCTCAAATTGATAACGGTGTTGGTTCTATTCAATTGTTTATTAAACAATTTGCAGCCGCCGCAACAGAATTACTACCGCCAAAAGTTTATCCTCAGAGAAAATTAACTTGGGTAGTAGGCAACGCAGTAGAAAACGCATTTCAACCTATCTTGAAACGTTTAAATTCTGTTGAAGGTTTAGAAGTAAATATGCGTGCTTTATGCAGTGATTATTGGGGACAAAATATCACTGTTACAGGTTTACTAACCGGTCATGATTTGCTGTTGAACTTACAAGGGCAAGATTTGGGAGAAGGAATTTTACTGCCAAATGTAATGCTCAAACATGGTGAATTGGTATTTTTAGATGATATGAGTATTGAAGAATTAGCCCGCAAATTAGATACAAAAATCTTACCAGTAGCAGGAGTTGAAGATTTAATCAATACCTGTATTCTTTAA